Proteins co-encoded in one Setaria viridis chromosome 9, Setaria_viridis_v4.0, whole genome shotgun sequence genomic window:
- the LOC117839512 gene encoding pyruvate dehydrogenase (acetyl-transferring) kinase, mitochondrial — MASEPVARAVAEEVARWGAMRQTGVSLRYMMEFGARPTERTLLLAAQFLHKELPIRIARRALDLESLPFGLSSKPAILKVRDWYVDSFRDIRSFREVRSQEDELAFTQMIKMIRVRHTNVVPTIALGVQQLKKDLGGSKAFPPGIDEIHQFLDRFYLSRIGIRMLIGQHVALHDPDPEPGVIGLINTKMSPMTVARIASEDARAICMREYGSAPDVDIYGDPDFTFPYVTPHLHLMIFELVKNSLRAVQERYMNSDKHAPPVRIIVADGAEDVTIKISDEGGGIPRSGLSRIFTYLYSTAENPPDLDEHNEGVTMAGYGYGIPISRLYARYFGGDLQIISMEGYGTDAYLHLSRLGDSEEPLP; from the exons ATGGCGTCGGAGCCCGTGGCGCGGGCGGTGGCCGAGGAGGTGGCGCGGTGGGGGGCGATGCGCCAGACCGGGGTCAGCCTGCGCTACATGATGGAGTTCGGGGCGCGGCCCACGGAGCGGACCCTCCTGCTCGCCGCGCAGTTCCTGCACAAGGAGCTCCCCATCCgcatcgcgcgccgcgcgctcgaCCTCGAGTCGCTCCCCTTCGGCCTCTCCAGCAAGCCCGCCATCCTCAAG GTGAGAGATTGGTACGTGGATTCATTCCGTGACATCCGGTCCTTCCGGGAGGTGAGAAGCCAGGAAGATGAGCTCGCATTCACCCAGATGATCAAAATGATTAGGGTGCGGCACACCAATGTGGTGCCCACAATTGCATTGGGTGTGCAGCAGCTGAAGAAGGACTTGGGCGGTTCGAAGGCATTCCCCCCTGGAATCGATGAGATCCATCAATTCCTTGATCGCTTCTACCTGTCAAGGATCGGGATCCGGATGCTGATAG GGCAGCATGTTGCTTTGCACGATCCTGATCCAGAGCCTGGTGTGATAGGACTTATAAACACAAAAATGTCGCCTATGACAGTAGCTCGAATTGCTAGTGAAGATGCACGTGCTATTTGCATGCGGGAGTATGGATCAGCTCCTGATGTCGACATATACGGAGATCCGGATTTTACATTTCC ATATGTTACACCACATCTACATCTCATGATTTTCGAATTGGTGAAGAACTCCCTTCGTGCAGTACAGGAACGGTACATGAACTCTGATAAGCATGCACCACCAGTTCGAATCATAGTTGCTGATGGAGCAGAGGATGTAACTATTAAG ATTAGTGATGAAGGTGGTGGAATACCAAGGAGTGGCCTCTCAAGAATTTTTACTTATCTCTATAGTACAGCAGAAAACCCTCCTGACCTGGATGAACATAACGAAGGAGTAACTATGGCTGGATATGGTTACGGGATCCCAATTAGTCGACTTTATGCTCGATATTTCGGCGGGGACTTGCAGATCATCTCTATGGAAGGATATG GAACTGATGCTTACCTCCACCTATCACGGCTGGGAGATTCAGAGGAACCATTGCCTTAA